ACGTCAATCCACTTGACATTCACAACACACACAGTCATTAATAATGCACCGCTTTGTCATTCCGAGGCCCAGACCAGCTGAAAagtcgataaattttatatttttaacagtttttcattttaaatattttatcacacGCTGCGGCTGGTTGgtttttatcttatttttatttatccatttattattaattggaagtttgactaaattaattaaaaataaatttccgagCCTGCTGAACAATTGGTATTTTCAGGGGAGATCTCGCTGGTATCGTATCCCCTGCCAGGGCTAGTCCACATTGCGTTCAGTAAGTCGACAACCCTCATGCTTCACGTGATTTTTATCCATTGAcgtctatattattattattattatcattattgtcgttattattattattattacttattcttatttattattattatcgtacttaaaataataataataacttgcatcaattatttaaaatctggATAATCGATATTGCAACTTCTCTGGAGACTGTGTATGCTTGTGTACTTTATTTTTGCTGTtgctaaattttaaatctgcaTCATCTCTACTCTACTACTCTGTAATTGACTAGCTGAGACaactctataaatatatatatgtatatgtatatattttcctACACATTCCTTCTCCCGCTATTCAATAAACGTAATTGTAATTggttattacttttaaatactaCTCGGCTCGTCAATTTATCTCTTTATTTTATCGCGTCACTTTATATCgcttttttattactattgttaCCAAGTAATTATGCAGttgatttgtaattaaattcaaattcatttttaatattcccatttaaaaatttcttcgaAACTAAACCTCGTGATAATTTTCTGTTCGTTCGGAAATTGACAGAGGGCGCTGCCGCTTTAGAGCCGACATTTTGAATTATGCCGCCATTTTGAGGTCAAGTGTGGGATTATTTGTTTCGATGAATACCAGAGTAAATTGAGgggataaattaaatttttgttggcCAGTCTAAtgggaatatttaaaataaatgtaggaAATAATTAGGAATTAAAATTACTGtgtaattacatttatatttaattgtaaccCGATCACAAACCTCTGTatgaaaaaccaaaaaaacgAACAAGTTGACTTGTATACTCTGACTTCTttccaaaaaatataaactatcaCTACTAcctctaattaattaataaatttatttgaaaagtaattaatGACCCCTCGATGTaacaaaactataaaaaaaatacaaaacaaaagTGAATGCATGAGAGTGgagtgtaaataataaaattaccggTTAAAAACTAAATCATATAATAAAGTTCTTGTTGTCAGGGATGCTGGTGGAGCGGAGGGACCTGCAGTTCGCCATATGGACGACGTATGTCCGTGGGACGCGGCGCCAGGGCCGAATGTCGAGTCCGACGTCGCTGCGGGAACGTCATCAGGCTCAACTGACGAAAGCACCGGGTGGCCGTGTCCGAGTGTCAGCGGCGTCAGCACCAGTGGAATTCCCTTGCCGATAGAAACTTCTTCGAGAACGTCTAGGAAAAATTCATCCCAACTAGACTCCTGCAGCTCCTCGTCGGACGTCAGTCTGGCGATCGCGGAAGCTTCTGATCGGCTGAGAAAAACCTGCGGCCTTCAGCACTCGATCAGCATAACGACTCCAAGTATTACGCGGAACTACTCAGTCTCTAGTGTCACCACAAAAGTGAAGCTCGCCGACACCAGCAGAGCTGCGGTAAACTTCACGACACCCCAGCAGTCATTTGATTTGCCCCACTACCAGCACCACCATCACCATTACCACCATCACTCCCATCAGCAGCTTGACGTCAAAACTGTACCCGAAGAAGTTGAAACTAAAAACGACTCGGATGTCAAAAGTCCTAAAGACTCGACCAAGCCGCCTGTTGCAATGGCGCCGCTGATAAGCATCAGCGCGATTGTTGGTGAACTAACTGGAGACTCGGTCGATTCGGAGCAGAGTATTGACCTCGAATCAGTTCCCGATGACAGCACTGCTGATGTGTCGACTCTCAGACAAGATAATACTGCGACAGAACCCAGTTCTATTTGTTCAGATGCCGCTGATGTTGTTGAAGAAGCTCAGGTTGTTCCTGTGTGGGTTCCTGAGGACAATCAGCAGTCACAGTCACAGTCCCAACCACCCTCGCAGTCACAGTCTGCCGCTAGTGCTCCAAAGGAAAAGCAAGACAATAATGTTAATGAAGTTTGTCCTTGGGAAGATGAGTAAGTTCATTATTTATTGTCCATATTCACAAGGGTGGCAATTATTGAactaatttctttatttttcaatttaaaaaactacttttctataaaaaaactcCTGTCTATTATGTCTGAAAAATTAACAGAACTTTGAGACCgagaaaaactttattttgtaCGGAAATATCTCATCCGTcaacttcaattttttttaaaactttaaacttCTGTAACTTTGCTGCCGTCAATTTTGCTGACGGAacacaaataacttttttataaagaatattattttctacaaaagtaggacttatatttttattcatccgttaaatttaaaaaatgacctCAATAAGGGCCACCCTAgtcttcattattttaaaatgaataattaaatgataactggtaatttttttatttggttcCAGAGAAAATTGTAAAGTGGATACGCCATATGTAAAGACCTACGCGACCTTAGGTTACTTGTAAACCCCATAAACCAACTTACGAGAGAGTTAATTAATGCACTAACCACCTAAACTGTTTTACACGCTAATCGCACATGGATTACACGTTTAATCTCGATGGAACCGCCATCACGCGGCTGATCTCAAGTGTCTTAATTCTAGGttcgatattattatcattattactattattattatttataaccattaattaaaattatctctgGCGGATCTAATAGTACAGTAGGTCTACTACAATTTACGGTAGATCTTCTggaaaattacggtaaatttaccgtaaaaaagCAGGTAAAGCTTTGATCGCTTATGATAAAGCAGccgtaaacattttgttaGGCCGTAAATTCCGAAAATTCAAGGGTAATTAATATTCTTACCGAATTTAAAAGTAGACTTACCGTAAActtacggtattttttactGGAACTTACGGCTATTGATGATCGCACAAATATTTACCGCCTTTGCAGATCTgaattacagtaaattaccGGATTTTATCGCAAAATATCGTAATTTGGGTCTGCTATGGCGTCTTTTTATCGTAGTTCTACCGCAAATTTACTGTATTCGTACAGTCATGCTACAGTAGAATTACGGTCGGTTACGGTATATAGCTCTAGTACCGTAATTTTACCGTAATGTTGGTCCGccaaagaattttatttaatttaatttataaataaaagtattttatgaacgAAGGTACTGGAAACTCGGCCTACTTTTAAATAACCacaatgatatttaaaatttttcgaaagatacttacatatattatcatatattagaTATACTATACATACTTGTatcaatatacataaatttatgaatgttACCGCAAATAAAATGGCGGCTAATATCAATATATTGAGGTTGCATCTTATTTGTCAGTAGATTGTTGTGCATTAGTTGTAAATTGTCTAGGAAATTGTTTGAGATATAAATTAGTTTGTGTAAAGTAGATTATCGTACTAAGGGTGACGCATTTGAAAAAGCAAATGCCATTATTGTATTACTATTGCTGTTAGTCTTGCTCTTGCTCTAGCTCTTAGTGATTTAATTAACCAAAACGTTTGAAGGTTAATTGATTAATCAAAGGATTATTGATTGGATGCGCTTTGAAGGGGATTGTTGATATGAGCCCTTTGACCTCCCCCTTAAATCGCACCCCCAATTAATTTCACAAGTGAGACACAGTTCAGGATAAAAATGACGGAGTTAAATTTTAGAATCAATATCGGCTTAATTTATAATCACCAACGATTTAACTATAGCGCGTTTTTAACAAAAGCCTTTGTGATAGTTTCAGATAAaggatttaaaaagttattactGTAGAAgtagattattttataatctatttaatgtctatttaaaatttaagagtTTTAAAGCCTCTTTATGAGCGTCTTACAGTTTACAGTTTGatgattactataataattacttgtaattactattattcaagttttacttgctgtcattttatttattattaattgtaataaaatcttaattaaTCTATCGTGTGGCAAAATGGCCTCTGTTAAGCGAAATGGCGTCAGGCTAAAGAAAAATGGCGGCTGTAATTCTAAACAGCTGATTAGTAACCAgcataactttgaaatttaaatctcTAAATAGTATTGAGGattaatagtttaaataataaactataatttattaatatgcaGCAAGtgaacttaattaattatatgaaaatcCAACAAGCggtgaattaataataaattacgtgTGAGagtgttaatatttatttaaaatgtgttGGCAGTCTTGCAAGAGCGAAACTGCCCCACAATTGCAAGCTCCCAATaacataacttttgaaaataaattatttaaaatgaatttttataaaaatatttgaatcttGAGACCAGCCGCAGTTAGAAAAaattgttagtaaaaaaaaattgtcgacaGCTCAATTGTTAGCGTGATTATAATTGTAGCAACAACAAATTGtatagaatataaaataattctctcgcgcttgaagaaaaaaatgtaatcataagaataataagtaatgagaagaaatataataaatataaaaattagagTGTTAATTTGCCGTGGTGTGAAttcaaagtaataaatattaagttgtaAAACAATTATCGATGTCGTGGGCACTGATATTACGCAATTAtccatatttattaaaagttatcatttATTACAAGACATTTTAATTGTGATCATATGCAAAGTTTATTAAAAGCATTCCCATGTTAGTTAATtactagttaattaattaattaattagtcaagATAGTTTATTTCTGTGTGATAAAATCTATTGGGACatcattaatttcaattaattctcGTTAATTACAATTTGAATTCTAGTTTACTTCCTCAGTTCGTTTTCCCGCCACAGACGCTAGTGTCAAAGTCCAGTCTTTTGATTGGCTGAATGTTTTTACTACAGTATGTTGCTCTTCTCTCATTGGTTAATAGAAATAACCTCTAAATAGGAAGAAATATTCCGATTAatcgtcaaaaaaaattatgtttaattaaaaatttgaattaattatcacCCGAAAGTctcaatagattttttttaccagagtttaattattgttttaaatatttaaactaacGTAGCATCGAATTAGCTCAtgtacatgaaaaaaataacagaaaagtaataaatattaaatgaaaattattttaattggaaGTACAGATGAGTTTGATTGTAATAAAGTACCTGAGAAGAAAGGaaacttaatgaaataataaataattattatttgaggcCTACTTTACTTTAAAATAACTTGCTTTTACTTATCGCCTAATCAATAAAATGAATCATTTATCAGTATCTGTTACAAAAGATCGaggattaataatttaattaatgaacgaATCAGCCATTcgtttgtttataaataaataaaatattttatcgacTCATGTGTACTCCCAAtgcgtttttaaaaaataatataatgaatttttgtaCGCGAATAAAATCGTCCACGTAGACTaatcgattattattattattaattggttggttaattaattattggcaGAATACCTcggtattaataataaataattacattaatccACATTGTTCACTTAGTCGCGTAAATAGTTGATCTTTGACTCTggattgttaattaaataaattaaatgttgaAGATTTAAATGAAACGATAGAAAGACttgttcataaataaatatatatatataaatataaatgataatgaaaatgaatataaaaataaaaataataagctcGTAGATTAACCGATATCTACACAAATTAGCTTGAGATTAACGCGACCTAAtgtcttttattaattattaataatgaaaaatttgctgatatacatatatatatatatagctgaTTGTAATCGCtgactattatttattattataataatgaaactaacaaaacaaacaaacaataatattaatgagaatgtatttaaaaattgtcgatGCAAGGGTTGTAGACATTGCGATTAGTCTTGTAGGctgtaataaaaaagtaaattacttttaaaagtCTAATGATatctttattatattaatatatatgtatatttacatatatatgtatgagtaATGTTAAATGCTAGTGGCCAAGTGCTAAAAtgcacaattttatttttaatgctatgTTAAATGTTATTGACTTTAAATAAAAcgattatttgaaaatatatattaatatgatTCATCATTTATTGGGTTATGTTCGTTTTTGGTACAGTTTGGGCAGTCGTTAATGTAGATGGCGTTTTGATTAACGCCAATGGCGATGTCCCTGTTcagaaaatctcataaaattctatgaagattttataagaatgaatgagttctataaGAAGTgatatagttaagtataggccTTATACAGCTACGAAAATCTgacggattttttaagcaggggcGAGCATCAAGTCACTAAGAATTTTGACGGCTATGGAACTGTCATATGaccattttttaattgaccaCTGAGCCAGCAAAAATGCTGCAATTTATTAGctcccccatgaaaaaaattaaaaaaaaaatatatgttaaatataaaaaaatatatttttcatataaaaaaaatatattaaaaatacataaaaaatatattaatatatatataatatgtataaaaaatatattttgaatagcTAAcgtttggccgattttcgtatatattttaaatatattaaaaatatatcttagaatatataaaaaatatacaaaaaatagatttttttatatttaaaaatatacaaaaattatacaaaaaatatattttttttataaactttttctatttctttttctatgttgttaattatcttaataatatattttttatataatgtttttatattttttatagatttaaaatatattactagtatattttcttatatttttaaatataagaaaaatgtatttttcgtatattttttatatatttaaaatatatacgaaaatcggccaaaaattagctattcaaaatagtttttttatacatattttatatatatttatatattttttatgtatttttaatatatattttttataaatttttttcatgcgggctGCTGGATCaacccaaaaatttatatgttaatATTCATACACCCTCTCCCCCCTttcatttatcataaataaatggtAGAAGCGTCCATTTGCTGCCGTGTATTTTGTAACTTTTATTCCAGAAAATTCAAACCCGTTTTCAAAATCAAAGAGCTTCTATTAAATCAGTAAAGTCTTCACAGAAAGTCAGGAATCGTCCGAAATTTTTGGTTTGTAAGTTAATGTAAGGGTGTGAAATTAGACTAGTTTTCAGAGTGGGCGTAAAAACCGAAGGGGATGAAATTTCTGAGAAGActataagtaaaaattaatttttttcttctatttgACAAAAATGCAAAACAacaagaataaattatttaacaggATATTTATTGAGCGGCAATTgtgttaattaacaataatatcaataacatTGACAGCGATTGGCAGGACAATCTGGCGGATTAACAAGACATTTGTCCATACAATAAACGTCTGCGCCTTCTTTTCCTTGGAGCTCACCGACAGCCTCGCATTGTTCCCTAAAATAATGAATCACAcgttgaattataaattatcccaCAGTGAACTATGAACTGTTGACACggttaattgttgataaacgGTACTCACGGACAAGTACAAATTGTTTGAGGACAATTAGGCGGATAGCGCAGACAGTTGGTGACACACCAGTTATTCATCCCCGGAATGAAGCGATAAAGTTTTGTCGGGTAGCAAGTCTGGGCTCTGATAACCAAAGGATAAACGTTGTTGTTATCAGCAACACGGTAGTCTTGATAGTACAATAGAAATGGATTATCTTGTTGGACAAACAGCGGCGGTACTCCAGCAGTGCTCGTTACAATATTAACATCCGCACAGTTTCGAAAAGTTTCCGGTTTTCCGCAGCCAACGGCCTCGGTTCCATTCTCGCAAGTGCCCCACATATTACCTGCAATCGTAATCACacccatcatcatcatcatcatcatcaacatcatccgtataattatttaataaaaacaaaattgtccAGCTTTATTTATCTCCCGAGACCGGGACCTTGGACGAGGCCCTACACTTTCTCTTACCCAAACCCATTACCGTCTTATCTCCGGAATTGGCGTGTCGACAGGTTTCGCACCAACTCGTTAACTTGATTACGCTAAATAATACACGAAAAAACacttattcattattaataagtaCCTGTATAATAATTCCACTGGATAACGCACTGGGAACACGTTATATAGGGAGGCAAAGTAACTCTGTAATTGAATATCGCCTTCTTCTCACTGTCTTCGGGTATCATAAATGCCGGGTTACGTGTCCCGGACAAGTACAGCGGGTACTTATCGAAACACTCTTGGGTCGCCCGCTGGGACGGATTATTGTTCGGGCAGAGATTAAGTTCAAACCGGCCTTGATGGTTTGCCGTTAATTCTATTTCGATATCAATGTCCTGGAACCCacagttattatttatcatatatatatatattagattgattcaaaaaaatcgactaattttttttcttcattatatcgaaaatattgttggaaatgacgaaaaaaaatacagtgaaagtttgagctcttaatattaatattaacaactgccgcatcgcaattttctatttcccgtttaaataacatgggaaaatttattttttaagctttggaattttgtagctctcggtgggaccaatacttttgaatgttcaagacatattcttatgggaaatttgacgctttacaaaaaaggtctcttataatttttcgatatttttatttcttcaaaagttattcaaagttaaagttagattgacgataaatttctacattttttaaattttttgacgcaaccatcaactttatcggaaaattttacaggacattttttgtagagaattttatttcctacaacttatctcagagaaaatttttgatatttctgACAAGTCGTAAGTTGttcgcaattaactgaaaatttaatataatcaaTTTTGAGCAACAAAATtcagattatttaagaaaattttcagttaattgcaaataacatatGACCTAagtgaaatatcgaaaattttctctgagataagttgtaggaaataaaatgctctacaaaaaatgtcctctaaaattttcggataaagttgatggttgcgtcaaaaaattaaaaaaatgtgaaaatttatcgtcaatctaactttaactttgaattactttggaagaaataaaaatatcgaaaaattataagagacctttttcatagagcgtcaaatttcccataagaatatgtcttgaccatttaaaaatattggtcccaccgtgagctacaaaattccaaagcttaagaaataaattttccatgttatttaaacgggaaatagaaaattgcgatgcggcagttgttaatattaatattaagagctcaaactttcacagtatttttttttcatcatttccaacaatattttcgatataatgaagaaaaaaaaaattagtcgatttttttgaatcagtctaatatatatatttatacaaaatatggtaatttaaatttacttggcCAGCGGTATAATGACGGACGATTGTTCCCTTGGCGAATTCGCCTCCGGCTTCGTGGGGTCGCGGGTGATCCAAGTGATAGGCGTCTCCACATACTCCACATTTGCCCTCATTTTGAACCCATTGAACTGCGACAAGTCAACCATTAGTTCGCTTATaagtaagtatttattttaaatgccAAGTACCTGCGTATCCACCACAGAATAATTCGTTGTCGTTATAATTAACTGGATTGGGATATCCGAACCGCCACATGCTGTTTCTTGCCGGTGGATCCATCAGTCTCCCATGTCCGTCGACGCCTTTCCACGTGACCTTTAAtttcatgaataaaaaataatccgcTCTAGATTTACTCGAAAAACTTTGTTACTAAAAGGGTATCCCCTTTtagtgtttaattaaaattttaccaataaaatgataaaaaataatcccgACTCCATGGCGTCTGCTGAGTAGAGTTTATTGGCTCGGAGTTCTCGGTCCCGGATCAGGAAGAATTTCTAATGaatttaatgtcattaatAATACAGTTCATTAGCATAAGATCTAtaagtatgaaataaaaaaaattgccgaATAGGATTTTATGTAGAACGGAATATATAAGcgacataaataatatatgtgaggaatgggtttttttttcgaaagcaCTTTGTGCTCTCAACGGGTTATCGAACGCCCTAGTGGATTAAAATGATTTAGCATTACCTTACTAAATTATCGAGAGTCCTCGATTGTAAAatacagatatatatt
This sequence is a window from Microplitis mediator isolate UGA2020A chromosome 3, iyMicMedi2.1, whole genome shotgun sequence. Protein-coding genes within it:
- the LOC130665561 gene encoding uncharacterized protein LOC130665561 — encoded protein: MESGLFFIILLVTWKGVDGHGRLMDPPARNSMWRFGYPNPVNYNDNELFCGGYAVQWVQNEGKCGVCGDAYHLDHPRPHEAGGEFAKGTIVRHYTAGQDIDIEIELTANHQGRFELNLCPNNNPSQRATQECFDKYPLYLSGTRNPAFMIPEDSEKKAIFNYRVTLPPYITCSQCVIQWNYYTGNMWGTCENGTEAVGCGKPETFRNCADVNIVTSTAGVPPLFVQQDNPFLLYYQDYRVADNNNVYPLVIRAQTCYPTKLYRFIPGMNNWCVTNCLRYPPNCPQTICTCPEQCEAVGELQGKEGADVYCMDKCLVNPPDCPANRCQCY